In one window of Nocardiopsis aegyptia DNA:
- a CDS encoding ACT domain-containing protein, with protein MDASEGYGTDDHTRPGFLGREAMDLGILLLAAGAAHVVVLSLGHSDGGVRALIAVGALLLAVSGLHRWHRQRAARPSRRRTRQGEPSGPSGSAGATGASGPAGAAKPNTSADPRPVPLHDHADDRLWSVRVTVADVPGGLAALTSRFAALGIDIRLMQVHPGGPEAIDEFFVNAPARVGERDLYNAVQGAGVRDVIVRPADVHELSDTTSRTLALVSALITGATTLERSLVALSAAQDVRHLARPPEGMGREDLSGTTMTLPAPDGGVLVVRRAGEVAVPFTALEFARCRALVQVALSLRAEARR; from the coding sequence ATGGACGCTTCCGAAGGTTACGGAACCGACGACCACACCCGCCCCGGCTTCCTCGGCCGTGAGGCGATGGACCTGGGGATCCTCCTGCTCGCGGCCGGAGCGGCGCACGTCGTGGTGCTCTCCCTCGGGCACAGCGACGGCGGGGTCCGCGCACTGATCGCCGTGGGCGCCCTGCTGCTCGCGGTGTCCGGCCTCCACCGGTGGCACCGCCAGCGTGCCGCTCGCCCGTCCCGGCGGCGGACCCGGCAGGGTGAACCGTCCGGGCCCTCCGGATCGGCGGGGGCGACGGGAGCCTCCGGACCGGCGGGGGCGGCGAAGCCGAACACGTCCGCCGACCCGCGCCCCGTCCCCCTGCACGACCACGCCGACGACCGGTTGTGGAGTGTCCGGGTGACCGTCGCCGACGTCCCCGGCGGTCTGGCCGCGCTCACCTCCCGGTTCGCCGCGCTCGGGATCGACATCCGGCTCATGCAGGTCCACCCGGGCGGGCCCGAGGCCATAGACGAGTTCTTCGTCAACGCCCCCGCCCGGGTGGGCGAGCGCGACCTGTACAACGCCGTGCAGGGGGCGGGCGTCCGGGACGTGATCGTGCGCCCGGCCGACGTCCACGAGCTCAGCGACACCACGAGCCGCACACTCGCGCTGGTCAGCGCTCTGATCACCGGTGCCACGACCCTGGAGCGGTCGCTGGTGGCGCTGTCGGCGGCGCAGGACGTCCGGCACCTGGCGCGCCCGCCGGAGGGCATGGGGCGGGAGGACCTGTCGGGCACCACCATGACGCTCCCGGCGCCCGACGGCGGGGTCCTCGTCGTGCGCCGCGCGGGGGAGGTCGCGGTCCCGTTCACCGCCCTGGAGTTCGCCCGCTGCCGTGCCCTGGTGCAGGTGGCGCTGTCCCTGCGAGCGGAGGCGCGCCGCTGA